Proteins from a single region of Lysinibacillus sp. JNUCC-52:
- a CDS encoding DUF4097 family beta strand repeat-containing protein, giving the protein MQNERQRILELVEKGTISAQEAITLLEALEQPSKSTQSSNSDVSNMGQQSSTEKESIFKDPEFKEEEKKKDADFTKYFQDEMHDFRKDLSQIGSIFMDMMNTAVKKVKEFDVSSPFGDKFEFTHTEELAAENVENVIVELPNGNFSLETCEGDNFQIICKVKAPLLNDNEEETRNHFLEQFVVKNEEGTLRILSQLKLVQVNVQLLVPKEKLDKLSVRLMNGSVALQDIELDQLKLKTLNGAIKGSKLVFTKAEVDSSNGSIELTDVRGKDLEAETLNGRVYLDGALDEVEAKSINGHVVVTTCSSNSSKIKAHTVAGAVEIYVPRTMSLSGKIVTNFGKVDVGIQDTSKIETQDQFLTKVVRFDKEVENANRLFIEGESKTGAVLIRYTTTDEQQM; this is encoded by the coding sequence ATGCAAAATGAACGTCAACGAATTTTAGAACTTGTGGAAAAAGGAACAATTTCAGCGCAAGAGGCGATTACATTATTAGAAGCATTAGAGCAACCTAGCAAGTCCACTCAAAGTAGTAATAGCGATGTGTCGAATATGGGTCAGCAATCCTCAACAGAGAAAGAGTCTATCTTTAAAGATCCAGAGTTTAAAGAAGAAGAAAAGAAAAAAGATGCAGACTTCACAAAATATTTCCAAGATGAAATGCATGATTTTCGTAAGGATTTATCGCAAATCGGTTCCATCTTTATGGATATGATGAATACGGCGGTTAAAAAAGTAAAAGAATTCGATGTTTCTTCGCCATTTGGTGATAAATTTGAATTTACACATACAGAAGAACTAGCGGCAGAGAATGTAGAAAATGTCATTGTTGAATTACCGAATGGCAATTTTTCATTAGAAACGTGTGAAGGTGATAACTTCCAAATTATTTGTAAAGTAAAGGCACCACTTCTTAATGATAACGAAGAAGAAACACGTAATCATTTTTTAGAGCAATTTGTTGTGAAAAATGAGGAAGGCACACTTCGTATTTTAAGTCAGCTAAAGCTCGTGCAGGTCAATGTACAATTGCTTGTGCCAAAGGAAAAGTTAGATAAATTGTCGGTCCGTTTAATGAACGGTAGTGTTGCTCTGCAAGATATTGAGCTGGATCAGTTAAAACTTAAAACACTTAATGGAGCAATTAAAGGCTCTAAGCTAGTATTTACGAAGGCAGAAGTAGATTCATCGAATGGCTCAATTGAACTTACAGATGTACGAGGTAAAGATTTAGAAGCTGAAACATTAAATGGACGTGTTTATTTAGATGGTGCATTAGATGAAGTAGAAGCGAAATCTATAAATGGACATGTTGTTGTCACAACATGCTCTAGTAATTCATCAAAAATTAAAGCACATACAGTTGCTGGAGCCGTTGAAATTTATGTACCACGGACAATGTCTTTAAGCGGAAAAATTGTAACAAACTTCGGCAAAGTGGATGTAGGTATTCAAGATACGTCGAAAATTGAAACGCAAGATCAATTTTTAACTAAAGTAGTTCGTTTTGATAAAGAAGTGGAAAATGCAAATCGCTTATTTATCGAAGGAGAGTCGAAAACAGGAGCAGTATTAATTCGTTATACAACGACTGACGAACAACAAATGTAA
- the uvrA gene encoding excinuclease ABC subunit UvrA, with translation MKNTEIVVQGARAHNLKNINVTIPRDQLVVITGLSGSGKSSLAFDTIYAEGQRRYVESLSAYARQFLGQMDKPDVDAIEGLSPAISIDQKTTSRNPRSTVGTVTEIYDYLRLLFARIGKPICPNHGIEITSQTIEQMVDRLLVYPERTKMQLLAPMISGRKGTHVKILEDLKKQGFVRVRIDGELRDLDDAIDLDKNKKHSIEVVVDRVVVKEGIAARLSDSLETALRLAEGRVLVDVMEHEELLFSEHHACPLCGFSIGELEPRMFSFNSPFGACTSCDGLGTTQEVDLDLIVPDWDRSLLEHAIAPWEPTSSQYYPQLLKAVCDHYDIPMDVPVKDIPKEKMDKVLFGSGKDKIHFHYENEFGNVRDQMIEFEGVVRNVERRFKETTSDYVREQMEKYMAQQACPSCKGYRLKPETLAVKIADQHIGQVTEYSIQDADTFFKELDLSEKDMQIAKLVLREIEERLGFLVNVGLDYLTLNRAAGTLSGGEAQRIRLATQIGSRLTGVLYILDEPSIGLHQRDNDRLISTLQNMRDIGNTLIVVEHDEDTMLAADYLIDVGPGAGVQGGQIVASGTPQEVMDNPKSLTGQYLSGKKFIPLPIERRKPDGRKLSILGAKENNLQNVKVDVPLGLFVAVTGVSGSGKSTLINEILYKSLAQKLNRSKVKPGAHKEVTGLEELEKVIDIDQSPIGRTPRSNPATYTGVFDDIRDVFATTNEAKVRGYKKGRFSFNVKGGRCEACRGDGIIKIEMHFLPDVYVPCEVCHGKRYNRETLEVKYKDKSIADILDMTIENAVVFFENIPKIQRKLQTIVDVGLGYMKLGQPATTLSGGEAQRVKLASELHRRSTGKSFYILDEPTTGLHADDIARLLLVLQRLVENGDSVLVIEHNLDVIKTADYIIDLGPEGGDKGGTIVATGTPEEVVEVAGSYTGKYLKPILTRDRMRMEAALAEASK, from the coding sequence GTGAAAAATACAGAAATTGTCGTGCAAGGTGCACGAGCACATAATTTAAAAAATATAAATGTCACAATTCCACGTGACCAATTAGTTGTGATAACAGGTTTATCTGGGTCTGGAAAGTCATCATTGGCGTTTGATACGATTTACGCTGAAGGACAACGTCGCTATGTCGAATCATTATCGGCATATGCTCGCCAATTTCTTGGCCAAATGGATAAACCCGATGTAGATGCAATAGAAGGGCTATCGCCTGCCATTTCAATCGATCAAAAAACGACGAGCCGAAACCCACGCTCAACAGTCGGAACAGTTACGGAAATTTATGATTATTTGCGTTTACTATTTGCTCGTATTGGCAAGCCGATTTGTCCAAATCACGGTATTGAGATTACGTCTCAAACGATTGAGCAAATGGTGGATCGTTTGCTCGTCTACCCAGAACGTACGAAAATGCAATTACTTGCACCAATGATTTCTGGGCGTAAAGGAACACATGTAAAAATACTTGAGGATTTGAAGAAGCAAGGCTTTGTTCGTGTACGAATTGATGGAGAATTACGCGATTTAGATGATGCAATTGATCTTGATAAAAATAAAAAGCATTCGATAGAAGTTGTAGTCGATCGTGTTGTTGTAAAAGAAGGAATTGCAGCTCGTCTTAGTGATTCATTAGAAACAGCACTTCGATTGGCGGAAGGGCGCGTACTTGTAGATGTAATGGAGCATGAAGAATTATTATTTAGCGAACATCATGCTTGCCCATTATGTGGATTTTCAATTGGGGAATTAGAGCCTCGTATGTTTTCATTTAACAGTCCTTTTGGAGCGTGCACAAGCTGTGACGGTTTAGGCACGACACAAGAGGTTGATCTGGATCTTATCGTGCCAGATTGGGATCGCTCATTACTAGAGCATGCTATTGCACCGTGGGAGCCTACAAGCTCACAATATTATCCACAGCTATTAAAAGCTGTATGTGACCATTACGATATTCCAATGGATGTACCTGTCAAAGATATACCTAAAGAAAAGATGGATAAGGTTTTATTTGGCTCAGGTAAAGATAAAATTCACTTCCATTATGAAAATGAGTTTGGCAATGTGCGAGATCAAATGATTGAATTCGAAGGTGTTGTTCGTAACGTAGAGCGTCGTTTTAAGGAGACAACTTCGGATTATGTACGAGAACAAATGGAAAAATATATGGCACAGCAAGCTTGTCCATCATGCAAAGGCTACCGCTTAAAACCCGAAACATTAGCAGTGAAAATTGCCGATCAGCATATCGGACAAGTAACAGAGTATTCGATTCAGGATGCCGATACGTTTTTCAAAGAGCTCGATTTATCTGAAAAGGATATGCAAATTGCAAAACTGGTTTTGCGTGAAATTGAAGAACGACTCGGGTTCTTAGTGAATGTAGGGTTAGACTATTTAACATTAAATCGTGCTGCGGGGACACTTTCAGGCGGGGAGGCTCAGCGTATTCGCCTAGCAACGCAAATCGGTTCTCGCTTAACGGGTGTGCTTTATATTTTAGATGAGCCATCAATAGGGCTACACCAGCGTGATAATGACCGTCTTATTAGTACGTTACAAAATATGCGTGATATTGGAAATACGCTAATTGTAGTTGAACATGATGAAGATACAATGCTCGCAGCGGATTATCTTATTGATGTTGGACCAGGGGCTGGTGTACAAGGGGGACAAATTGTTGCCTCAGGTACACCACAGGAAGTAATGGATAACCCTAAGTCGTTAACAGGGCAATATTTAAGTGGCAAGAAATTTATTCCTCTCCCAATCGAGCGTCGTAAACCAGATGGTCGTAAACTATCTATTTTAGGAGCAAAGGAAAATAACCTTCAAAACGTTAAAGTAGATGTACCATTAGGTCTATTTGTAGCAGTGACAGGTGTTTCTGGCTCAGGGAAATCTACGCTAATTAATGAAATTTTATATAAATCTTTAGCACAAAAGCTTAATCGTTCAAAGGTGAAGCCTGGTGCTCATAAAGAAGTCACAGGGTTAGAGGAATTGGAAAAAGTCATTGATATTGACCAATCACCAATCGGAAGAACGCCACGCTCAAATCCTGCAACGTATACAGGTGTATTTGATGATATTCGAGATGTTTTCGCAACAACAAATGAGGCAAAAGTACGCGGCTATAAAAAAGGGCGTTTTAGCTTTAACGTTAAAGGTGGTCGTTGTGAAGCATGTCGTGGCGACGGAATCATTAAAATTGAAATGCATTTCCTGCCAGATGTTTATGTGCCATGTGAAGTTTGTCATGGAAAACGCTACAACCGAGAAACACTAGAAGTGAAATATAAAGATAAAAGTATTGCGGATATTTTAGATATGACAATTGAAAATGCGGTAGTGTTCTTTGAAAATATTCCTAAAATCCAACGTAAATTACAAACGATTGTTGATGTAGGGTTAGGGTATATGAAATTAGGACAACCTGCTACGACTCTCTCTGGTGGTGAAGCACAGCGTGTGAAATTGGCTTCAGAATTACATCGCCGTTCAACAGGTAAGTCATTTTACATTTTAGACGAGCCTACAACGGGTTTACATGCGGATGATATTGCACGCTTATTGCTTGTGTTGCAACGACTTGTTGAAAATGGTGACTCTGTACTTGTTATAGAGCATAATTTAGATGTTATTAAAACAGCGGATTACATTATTGACTTGGGGCCAGAGGGTGGCGACAAGGGTGGTACCATTGTTGCAACAGGAACGCCAGAGGAAGTAGTGGAAGTAGCTGGCTCTTATACAGGGAAATATTTAAAACCGATATTAACACGTGATCGAATGCGTATGGAAGCTGCTTTAGCAGAGGCATCTAAATAA
- the uvrB gene encoding excinuclease ABC subunit UvrB, producing MQTFDLQAPYQPNGDQPQAIAELVEGVREGKRHQTLLGATGTGKTFTISNVIQQIKKPTLIMAHNKTLAGQLYSEFKEFFPNNAVEYFVSYYDYFQPEAYVPQTDTYIEKDSSINDEIDKLRHSATSALFERDDVIIIASVSCIYGLGSPEEYRELVVSIRTGMEIERNQLLRKLVDVQYERNDISFTRGTFRVRGDVVEIFPASRDEHCVRVEFFGDEIDRIREVDALTGEILADRDHVAIFPASHFVTREEKMLKAIDNIEQELEQRLELLRAEDKLLEAQRLEQRTRYDLEMMREMGFCSGIENYSRHLTLREAGATPYTLLDYFPEDFLLVVDESHVTLPQVRGMYNGDQARKGVLVEHGFRLPSALDNRPLRFEEFEKHIHQAIYVSATPGPYEIEHTPEMVEQIIRPTGLLDPLIDVRPIEGQIDDLIDEIHDRIARNERVLVTTLTKKMSEDLSAYLKEMGLKVEYLHSEIKTLERIEIIRELRKGTYDVLIGINLLREGLDIPEVSLVAILDADKEGFLRSERSLIQTIGRAARNANGHVIMYADNMTDSMKKAIEETKRRRTIQMAYNEEHGITPKTIVKKIPDVIRATQVAEEEESYVTKATKGKKLTKVEREKLLATLELEMKEAAKALDFERAAELRDTIFELKAEG from the coding sequence GTGCAAACATTTGATTTACAGGCGCCATATCAGCCTAATGGGGATCAGCCACAGGCGATTGCAGAATTAGTGGAGGGTGTACGTGAAGGGAAACGACATCAAACATTACTTGGAGCAACAGGGACGGGTAAAACGTTTACGATTTCTAACGTCATTCAGCAAATAAAAAAACCAACACTGATTATGGCCCACAATAAAACACTTGCGGGTCAATTATATAGTGAGTTCAAAGAGTTCTTCCCAAATAATGCGGTTGAATACTTTGTAAGTTATTATGACTACTTTCAGCCCGAAGCGTATGTTCCGCAAACCGATACGTATATCGAAAAGGATTCAAGCATTAATGATGAAATCGACAAACTGCGTCACTCAGCTACTTCGGCACTTTTTGAACGCGATGATGTTATTATTATTGCCTCCGTATCCTGCATATACGGTTTAGGTTCTCCAGAAGAATATCGGGAATTGGTTGTATCAATTCGCACAGGGATGGAAATTGAGCGCAATCAATTACTTCGAAAATTAGTCGACGTGCAATATGAACGCAATGATATTAGTTTTACTCGTGGGACGTTCCGTGTGCGAGGAGACGTTGTGGAAATTTTCCCAGCATCTCGTGATGAACATTGCGTACGTGTCGAATTTTTCGGAGATGAAATTGATCGAATTCGAGAAGTAGATGCTTTAACGGGAGAAATATTGGCAGATCGAGACCATGTAGCCATTTTCCCAGCATCCCACTTCGTTACGCGTGAAGAAAAAATGCTTAAAGCAATTGACAATATAGAACAAGAATTAGAGCAACGTCTTGAGCTATTGCGGGCAGAAGATAAGCTATTAGAGGCGCAGCGTTTAGAACAGCGTACACGCTATGATTTAGAAATGATGCGAGAAATGGGCTTTTGCTCAGGTATTGAAAACTACTCACGCCATTTAACATTACGTGAAGCTGGAGCAACACCCTATACGTTACTTGATTACTTCCCAGAGGACTTTTTACTTGTAGTTGATGAAAGCCATGTGACATTACCACAAGTACGGGGTATGTATAATGGGGATCAGGCGCGTAAAGGTGTTCTTGTAGAGCATGGTTTCCGTTTACCATCTGCACTAGACAATCGTCCATTACGTTTTGAGGAATTTGAGAAACATATTCATCAAGCAATTTATGTATCAGCAACACCTGGCCCATATGAAATTGAACATACTCCAGAAATGGTAGAACAAATTATACGTCCAACAGGATTATTAGATCCGTTAATTGATGTTCGTCCAATTGAAGGGCAAATTGATGATTTAATTGATGAAATACATGATCGTATTGCGCGCAATGAGCGTGTACTTGTTACAACATTGACGAAAAAAATGTCGGAAGATTTATCAGCTTATTTGAAGGAAATGGGCTTAAAAGTGGAATACTTACATTCAGAGATTAAGACACTAGAGCGTATCGAGATTATCCGCGAACTTCGTAAAGGTACATATGATGTACTTATCGGCATTAACTTATTGCGTGAAGGCTTAGATATTCCTGAAGTATCACTAGTAGCAATTTTAGATGCAGATAAGGAAGGCTTTTTACGTTCAGAGCGTTCTCTTATTCAAACAATTGGCCGTGCTGCACGTAATGCGAATGGTCATGTCATCATGTATGCGGACAATATGACTGATTCTATGAAAAAGGCTATTGAGGAAACAAAACGCCGCCGTACAATTCAAATGGCTTACAACGAAGAACATGGTATTACACCGAAAACAATTGTCAAAAAGATTCCAGATGTTATTCGTGCGACACAGGTGGCAGAGGAAGAGGAGTCTTATGTAACAAAAGCAACAAAAGGCAAAAAGTTAACGAAAGTAGAAAGAGAGAAATTACTTGCTACTCTTGAATTGGAGATGAAGGAAGCGGCAAAAGCACTTGATTTCGAACGTGCAGCAGAGCTTCGCGATACAATATTTGAATTGAAAGCAGAAGGGTGA
- a CDS encoding IDEAL domain-containing protein, with translation MDKYYSYTDFLKAVGQSKKIDEAEKLLNEIYLDLFLNHIQRIHREEQLMVLIDRTLDERDKKAFHLYATELEALHKVASE, from the coding sequence TTGGATAAATATTATTCGTACACAGATTTTCTAAAAGCCGTTGGTCAGTCCAAAAAAATTGATGAGGCAGAGAAATTATTGAACGAGATTTATTTAGATTTATTTTTAAATCATATCCAGCGTATACATCGTGAAGAACAGCTAATGGTTCTGATAGATAGAACACTCGATGAACGAGATAAAAAAGCTTTTCACTTATACGCAACTGAACTAGAAGCTTTACACAAAGTAGCAAGTGAATAA
- a CDS encoding competence protein ComK: MSSNYVNGYLMSFNTYLLQPIQHESKVFTRVIDKHNELIVTRKPLHVLRKSCISLGTTYEAAKHSAKRFFGNQHKLPIVVAYDYGFPCIFLPTYSPNSIHNIWIGLHAISNISPSNEGCIITLKNDMEIELPIKYASISKQFVNASMLYKHYMGERKQLSHDAPYHPPF; the protein is encoded by the coding sequence ATGTCATCAAATTATGTGAATGGTTATTTAATGTCTTTCAATACTTATTTATTACAACCGATTCAGCATGAATCTAAAGTTTTTACTCGAGTTATCGACAAGCATAATGAGCTTATTGTGACACGCAAACCTTTGCATGTTTTACGCAAATCTTGCATCTCATTAGGCACGACTTATGAAGCGGCAAAACATTCAGCAAAGCGTTTTTTTGGTAATCAACATAAGCTTCCCATAGTCGTCGCATATGATTATGGCTTTCCATGTATTTTTTTACCGACCTATTCACCAAACTCTATACACAATATTTGGATTGGGCTTCATGCTATTTCAAATATTTCACCAAGTAATGAAGGCTGTATTATTACATTGAAAAATGATATGGAAATTGAATTGCCTATTAAATATGCTTCGATTAGTAAACAATTTGTGAATGCTTCCATGCTTTATAAACATTATATGGGTGAGCGTAAACAACTTAGCCATGATGCTCCGTATCATCCACCATTTTAA
- the prfB gene encoding peptide chain release factor 2 (programmed frameshift), with product MIELADVRNALDTTAKKLADFRRSLDLENKEARIQELDEMMLEPGFWDDQQGAQVVINEGNGLKAIVNEYKELVDTHENLDMTLELLREEPDEELQEELGSELAEFQQKMGDFELQLLLSGPYDQNNAILELHPGAGGTESQDWGSMLLRMYTRWAEKRGFKVETVDYLPGDEAGIKSVTLSIKGHNAYGYLQAEKGVHRLVRISPFDSSGRRHTSFVSCDVMPEFDDNIEVDIRTEDLKIDTYRATGAGGQHINTTDSAVRITHIPTGTVVQCQAERSQIKNREKAMTMLKGKLYQLEIDKQQAQLDEIRGEQKEIGWGSQIRSYVFHPYSMVKDHRTSEETGNVGAVMDGDLDPFINAYLRSKI from the exons ATGATTGAATTAGCAGATGTACGTAACGCGTTAGACACTACAGCCAAAAAATTGGCGGACTTTAGGAGGTCTCTT GACTTAGAAAACAAAGAGGCACGTATTCAAGAATTAGATGAAATGATGCTAGAGCCAGGCTTCTGGGACGATCAACAAGGAGCACAGGTAGTCATCAATGAAGGTAATGGCTTAAAGGCCATTGTGAATGAATATAAAGAGTTAGTAGATACACATGAAAATTTAGATATGACACTAGAGTTATTACGTGAAGAGCCCGATGAGGAATTACAGGAAGAGTTAGGTAGCGAGCTTGCAGAATTCCAACAAAAGATGGGCGATTTTGAATTGCAATTACTATTAAGTGGTCCATATGATCAAAACAATGCGATTTTAGAGCTCCATCCTGGTGCTGGTGGTACAGAGTCTCAAGACTGGGGTTCTATGTTATTACGTATGTATACACGTTGGGCTGAAAAACGCGGATTTAAAGTAGAAACAGTCGATTATCTTCCTGGTGATGAAGCGGGTATTAAATCCGTTACATTATCTATTAAAGGGCATAATGCGTACGGTTACCTGCAGGCTGAAAAGGGTGTACACCGTTTAGTACGTATTTCACCGTTCGACTCTTCTGGTCGTCGTCATACATCATTCGTTTCATGTGATGTTATGCCTGAATTCGATGACAATATTGAAGTAGATATTCGTACAGAGGATTTAAAAATTGATACGTACCGTGCAACAGGCGCAGGTGGTCAGCATATTAATACAACCGATTCAGCTGTTCGTATTACGCATATTCCGACTGGCACTGTCGTTCAATGTCAGGCAGAGCGTTCACAAATTAAAAACCGTGAAAAAGCAATGACGATGTTAAAAGGGAAATTGTATCAATTAGAAATCGATAAGCAGCAAGCACAACTTGATGAAATTCGCGGTGAGCAAAAGGAAATTGGCTGGGGCTCTCAAATCCGCTCATACGTATTCCATCCATACTCTATGGTTAAGGATCACCGTACAAGTGAAGAAACAGGAAATGTAGGCGCAGTAATGGACGGAGATTTAGATCCATTTATCAATGCATATTTACGTTCTAAAATTTAA
- a CDS encoding competence protein ComK, whose product MHYNCEDIMSSETMLYMPEYDAFGNLCTRVIERDYQYISKLSPTRLMDFNLRYFGSSLRGAFDGSKMILGKLNKNPIVVHERFNILWFPSKSPLHPECIWFAVHHIDDYIAIGKKQTKVVFMNGQEIIVDVSPKAFEYRIQRAFLLKYKLEKRTKHLLVQFDRVKVFQRMAIRSKVEDETKKDEC is encoded by the coding sequence TTGCATTATAATTGTGAAGACATTATGAGTAGTGAAACAATGTTGTATATGCCTGAGTATGATGCCTTTGGAAATTTATGTACGAGAGTTATTGAAAGAGACTATCAATATATATCCAAATTATCTCCTACAAGATTAATGGATTTTAATCTCCGTTATTTTGGTTCGAGCTTGCGAGGGGCCTTTGATGGTTCAAAGATGATCTTAGGTAAGCTCAATAAAAATCCCATTGTTGTTCATGAACGGTTTAATATTTTGTGGTTCCCTAGTAAGTCACCATTACATCCAGAGTGTATTTGGTTTGCTGTCCATCATATAGATGATTATATTGCTATTGGTAAAAAGCAAACAAAGGTTGTATTTATGAACGGTCAAGAAATTATTGTGGATGTGAGTCCGAAAGCATTTGAATATCGTATTCAGAGAGCTTTTTTATTAAAATACAAACTTGAAAAACGAACAAAACATTTACTTGTGCAGTTTGATCGTGTCAAAGTATTTCAACGAATGGCAATTCGCTCTAAGGTAGAGGATGAAACGAAAAAAGATGAATGCTAG